AGAATCTTTCgaaatttatttttccccttctcaCCCTCCTCATACTGACTCTCTTGGGAGGTGGAGCCAATGaacaataaaataatcaaaagacTCACTGCCTGGATGGGGTCGAAAAAAGGCTGATGCTGTGTGTGCCTGAATTAGGAAGTTTGGGTCTGGTTTTCTCATTGTCTTTATTCTTAACATTTGCTGGACTCATGCACAAAAGAGACTAGCTTCTAAACTACCAAAAGACCCTTGGGATTCAATACATGATGCCAACCTCTGCCTGTCCTGGTATCTGTCATAGAATAAGACTATAGTGTGGGTTCCCACACTTTCAGCCAGCCCTTTTCAAATACTGGGAACCCTTGGAAACACAGCATCTTCATCCACTTCCAGGTGTGTGATCACTGCCACAGATTAGTGCATCGGATTTAACTTgcaaagtttgaaaaaaatgtgATATGTAAGTTATGTCAGAAAGAAAGTCAGGAAAGCTCTACAGAGAGAAGGGGAGCCCCCAAGATGGTGCTATAGACTCTAAGAGCAGCATTAGCCCGAAGGAAGTTTACTGGGGCAGGTTTTATGATCAATACCTGCAGCAGAAGGGTTtaggcagagagagaaagcctCAGGTGGCCTCATAGGAAACTCTGAAACTGGGATTGTCTAGCTTCAAGTGGCTCTTTTTCCAAGGTGAGGGGATGCTGTTGTGAACCAATCATTGGGTTCAGGTGACCCAAGGGAAAGGCTGTGACTGGACAAGAGCGTTCCTCAGAGAGAAGTGAGAGCTGTCACTCACAGCACTCCCTACAGCCCTGAAAAATGTGAAATAGAGCCTTTTCAGTATTGCAAATGAGAACGCCAAAGTGCCCTGAggagaagtgacttgcccaaggtcacacagtcatgtGACACTGTTGCGGGAACCTCAgcctccatctccatctccaagTCAAGAATTTGTTCCTCAAGAGGATACAGCCTTCCTTCCATTGGCTTAGAAAGTGCAAACAAAGACATCAACCCATATGACTTAAATAATGATCTGTTAAGATTTCCATTTGAGACATAAAGATGCCATGTTAATCATTTAGCCAATAGTGCCTCTTTCTCTATATGCAGGCTTTTGTGACAGATTCAGGGGTCAAAAGATGAGAAAGCCCTAAACCCTTCAATCAGGAAACTCACAATCTAGTGCAGGTAATGGACCCCTCATCAAATAACTATTACAGTATGATACGTGGTAAATAAATGGTAATGCAATGTAACAACTGCTAAAGCTGAGGTTTGGGGAAGACtggaagaaatattaattttCCCTGGGAGTACTGGGAAAGCCTGCAAGAACAGGTGATTCTGGTACTGTATTTAGCAAAGGTGTCCTCACGTGGAAAGTAACGGAAAACTCTTCGGGAAGAGGATGGAAGACATATTAGTATGATAGTGCATAGTCTTCCAAGACAAGGCTCGAGCACTGaatcacttgcccaaggtcgccTTGCGGGTAAGTAGCCACGCTGGCACTGCAGCCCAGCCTTTGGCTGTGCAGTTAACTTTCCTTTTGTAGTATTTTCTGAAAAAGATGCAGCACTTTGTAAATGGAATATACTATGATGTCACACTTTCTCAGTGCTCCCCTTatgcagatttctttttctttctccccttttgCAGACTTCCAAGATGTGCACGTTATGGTATTCGCTGGGTTCggcttcctcatgaccttcttGCGGAAATATGGCTTCAGTGGTGTGGGCATCAACCTACTCATAGCTGCTCTGGGACTCCAATGGGGCACTTTTATACAGGGGCTCTTTCGTAGCCACGGACAGAGATTCCAAATAGAAATCAAAAAGTGAGCACCCATTACTTTCCAATCATGTTTTCAGAGCAGTTGTTTCTCCTCTTAGTCCCCTGAAAGTCAGCCTCTGAACTAGTTTGCAGATTGTCTCCCTTCCATGAAACAAATATCATTGGGATCCAAGGATGTAAATCAATGCCTTGCTCGACTGAGATGAGCCATATATTCATGTCTATATCCTCTCTGATTTGACTTTAAGGGTATGAGAAATCCCCTTCCATAAAATTATTATTCCTTTCATTTCAGCTAGAGAGAGCAAAAATCCTTCTTTAGTAATTTTTCTGAGACTGTTTTTGACATGTAAAGGCTCTAGAAGGTAATTCGTTTATCAGATCAACAGAAATAAGGTAAAACCCTAAAAGAAGTAAAGAACAGGTAGGCTAAAGGAAATGCAAGAGTAACTAAAAATTGCATGGTgaatggaggtgggggtgggcaaGGAAGTGGGAGAGGATAAAAGTAGGTCTGGAAGAAGCACCTGACGGGAGGGAACAGATGGGGAGAGGGGGCTTGAACTCTGGACAAGAGGATGCTATACTCATTACAACTCACATATTTGAGGTGTGCATTGTTTTTCAAcgtcttctttcttcttccctcagcATGATACAAGCAGACTTCAGTACAGTCCCAGTTCTGATTTCTTTTGGAGCTGTCCTGGGAAAAACAAGTCCAATCCAGATGCTGATCATGACAATTTTAGAAATTGCTGTCTTTGCTGCCAATGAATTTCTGGTTTTTGAGATATTTTTGGTAAGGGTTCAGTTGACACTTACCTAGCTTTGAACAGCACAACACATGTTAGATGCCCACCGTAAATAAGCAGGGACAAACCTTGGTGGCCACGACACCATAGCAAGTAATAATCATAGTCATCATTTGAGTAACTATTGTAAACTAGAAATTCTATAAACATTACCTACTTGCATTGACACCACAACAGTGTTAGACAGGTATTATGATGCATCATTATGATTCATTTATATACAATGAAACTGATGATCACAGATACTGAATGACCAACTTGCCTGAATCTGAAtttaaatccagaatttcccAGCTCTACAACTCTTTTTATGTAAATACACTTCCTATCAATGACCAGTTCCTATTTATATTTCAACTACTAAGTGAATTGCCCtttcaaagtcttttattaaagcTTAGATCAAATGTCTTCCCCTCCATGAAAATCTGATTGATTCCCCCAAGGGAAATCGAATATGTCGGGCACTCTCCAGTATTTCATTTAttctcgttgttgttcagtcgctaagttgtgtccatcatttggggacctcatggactacagcacaccaggctcctccatcctctactgtcttccagagtttactcaaattcatgtccatttacatttcttttgaaCATGTAACTTGATAACAAATACTTTGGCAAATTTCTAGGTATCATGTGTTGGTGATTCAGCTGCAAACGTCTCTTCATAGAGTTTACAGTctagtgagagagacagacatcCAACAAATTTTCGTACATTCAACCACCTACCCATAgaatcacaaacacacacacaattattacTATAAATTGCAACACatactatgaaaaataaatagaagggcTCTGAGGAAATATACCTAGAAGACCTAATTTAGCCTGTGGAATCAAGGAAGGTTTCTTTGAGGAAAGTGGCAGCTAAACTGGACCTGAAAGGTATGTAAGAGTTTATCAAgcatgaaaatttaaataaattaataaatttgtatcatttttctactttaataAGTACACAGCAATGCCTTGGGTTTGGCACTCTGAACTTTCCCTCTAGAGACAAGAACTGTAGGAAAATGGATCATATCCACCCAGTGTTCTAAAGAGggactaaaatatatttttcaaatgaatcttGGACCTCAATTGGTTTTCATGTCATCATAGCAGAGTCAATGAATGCAAAAGTCATACTTGTTTTGTATCAGGTGCAATGCATAATATCGCACTAAGAATCTGTCTAACCTGAAAAAGTAACCTGAAATGTATTGAGTGCCCACTAAAGACCTAGCCCTTGAAAAACATGGTCCCATCTAAATCCCACCACAAACTGTACTGGCTGGGTAACATTTCTCCATTTCACACAACTGGAGATTCAAAGAAGCAGAATAATTTGTCTAAAGTCACATCAGAGAAGTACCTGACCTAGGACTGAAAGTCAGTTCTGTGTTGCTCCAATGCCTGTGCCTTTTTTTTACATGATCCTGTTTTATTCCCCTTTCTCTGAcacattcattctctctcttatcttttttgtttaatgCATGAAGCAGTCCTTAATGACCTCCCTCCTGTATTGAGTGTCAGCTCCATTTACATGAATGCTTCCACCCCTCAGGCCTCTGATATTGGAGAATCGATGACCATCCATGCCTTTGGGGCTTACTTTGGTTTGGCTGTAGCAGGCATCTTGTATCGATCAGGATTGAAAGAAGGACATCCCAATGAAGAGTCTGTATACCACTCAGACTTGTTTGCGATGATTGGTGAGTTGGGATGAAGTTGCCTGATTCTTGTCTATTTGCTCAGACACAAGGGAATGCCTCTCTAGCCCCCTAACTCTTAGATAACAAAGCCTAAAAGTAAAGACAGCATGTCTGTGCCCAAGGTAAACGACTTCCTCTGGACTGTCTTTCATATTCAGAACGATTAGTAATATCTGTTTGTAATTTACTGCAGGGTCTCTTTTCTTATGGATATTTTGGCCTAGCTTTAATTCTGCCACTGCTAGTGATGCAAAGAAACAGTACAGGGCCATCGTGAACACATACTTCTCTCTCGCTGCCTCCGTGGTCATAGCCTATGCATGTTCCAGCCTTCTCGAGAGCCAAGGCAAGCTCAATATGGTGAGTGCCATGTTAACCCCCATGGAAGTTTGCTAAGCGACCCTGATGGCTGCTCTGATGAGTAACTCATTTCTGCATCACTGCTGAGCTGCCCGAACAAATCACAACCCTGCAGACCTTAGAGAATAATCTGAAAATAAcattcctttatttttcagatgtgtactgtgacaaattaaaaaaatattatcaagAAATTTACAGTTTTACAGGGAATATagtcaggtttcccaggtggcttagtgggtaaCACActaaggagatgcagaagacaaagTTCCAATCccccagttgggaagatcccctggaggagggcatggcaacccactccagtgtcttgcctcgaagagtccatggacagaggagcctggccggccacagtccatggagttgcaagagtcgaacatgactgaagcgactgagcatgcgcacaggAATATAATCAAGCAAAAAATCAAAGATCTGAAACATGTTTCTTTATTGATAGAGCCAACTGTCCCCAGGTTTTCAGAAAATCTTTCTTAGAAACACTTTCTGTAAGGGTAGAAAAAGAGTGGGAGAATGCAAGTTGATTCTATTTTTCtaacagcaaatattttaaagaaataacaacTAAATGTACTGTGGGATCCTGaatagtggtttagttgctaagtcgtgtcagaggagcctggtaggctatagtccatgggattctccaggcaagaatactggagtgggttgccatttccttctccagggatcctgaATAGGattctggaaaagaaaagggaTATTAGTGGGAATATTGGTAAAATTCAAATCAGGTCTTCAATAGTAGTACACCAATGCTAATTTCTTAGTTCTGTGATcatgtaagatgttaacattgAGGGGAACTGGATGTGGTATATATGGAAATCCTCTGcaatatttttgcaacttttacatgtctataattatttcaaaataaaacattttttaaaatcccccataatggttttttttttagtttcttgccTATGAGCTGAAGAAATGTCAGTGAAGGAATAATCCTCAAATCGGCCACTCTTCTaaactgagagagaaaaaagatattgtatcaaaatatttctaaacataGCTAAGAACATGTCTTTCAGTTCTCTACAAATTgtttcatgagaaaaaaaaaaaacaaaaacaattaaaagaagCAATCATGCATGGCTCAGTGGATCTCTTTCAAAAGTACTGACAACCTTTTTTCCTTTGGCAGAACAGCCAGAATATAAGTTTTCTGATGAATTCTGGTAAATGGAAACTGGTCCCTCTTTCCAGCATTCTCAAATGTTCTCAGAACAGTGACACTTGGTTAAAGCTGTTGGATGTGTAATACGTGCATTTCAATGCCTTTACATCCTGTCCTTGATTAGTGGAATATCACGGACTCAGCAAAGCACACAGCAGCCATAAGCCTGTTTCAGTTCACAGTAACCATAAACGCATTCCAAAGCTGCATAGAGAGGCAGAACACTGCCAGAATAACTGCTGCATATTCCCTCCCTCCCACAACTTCTCTTGCTTCTGCCACATCCCTTCCCACCCTAGTCTTACTAACTCGATCTCTCGTGCACAACCGAGGAACCCTATAAGAAAGATGCTACAGGTCAACTGCTGAGAAGAAGGGCCTTCTGGAACTATAAAGAGCCTTCTTAAATAAGAATCCATAACCCTTCCAACTGAAGAATGTGTGTGGAATCCATCAAACCCAAGATTGCTACAGACCTTCTGAACTCCTGCTCCTCTCACTCACATTTCTGTGCCCCACACAGGTTCACATTCAGAATGCAACTCTGGCTGGAGGAGTGGCTGTGGGCACGTGTGCGGACATGGAGATTCCCCCCTATTATGCTATGATCATTGGGAGCATCGCAGGAGTGGTCTCCGTGTTTGGGTTCAAGTTCCTGACTGTAAGTATTAACAGACACTCTCAGTCAAACTTTGGACCTGCCCCATCACCTTCTCATATCCCACCAGCAGAGAAACGCTATGAAAAGTCCTTTCTTAAGCACCTCTTCTTGGAGCACTCAACATGTCAGTGTTCCAGTGGTTTCTActctttcttgccttcttttttgGATATCGGTTACTTGTAAAAATATGAACTGAATGTTAAGTACTTGTATTacttttctcagtttttattgTGATTGACATTTGTTGATGATGTTTGCTTTGCATAATTAAAGACTCTGAGCCCTTTCCAGAGGATTTAAGATCCCACCAGTAGGTAAGAAGGAGCAGGACTTAAAATCACTTACTGTCACATCCATCTTCCTAAGACTGAAATGAGAAGTTTTGCCACCAGTGTATTCATATTCTTTGATGTAAGTGGGTTTCAGATGTAGATGGGAAACTGGCCTGGACATAAAAATTTTCCTGCATGTTCATTTACTTTAGTCACAGGGCTCTCTATAGCTAACAAAATAATAAGGCTTCCTCTTTTTACAATTTCAGCCATTTTTCACTACTAAACTGAGGATCCATGACACATGTGGGGTCCATAACCTACATGGCTTACCTGGTGTGATAGGAGGCCTTGCTGGCATCATCACCGTAGCCTTGGAGAAATCTGACTCGTGAGTGAAAGAATATATTTTCCTGTTACCCAAGGTCAAGTGCTGTTTCCTCTCACTCTTGGAGAAACCCAGTGATAAGAGTTTTTTCTTTAGCAATCCAGACCACAGTTTGTAAGTACTGTTCTTACTGAAGCCAAAGAGACATAACAGGGCCAAAGAAACATTTcccaatttgcattttaataatcTGAATAGACACATGAGAGTAAATAGGCTTGATTCTTGCTCAGTGGCCAGATTTGGGGTAGATTTCATGGTTAAGAGTCTAGTCCTTGGGTATACAGACTTAGCAACAACTTAATTTAATCAAGAGGAGTTGAGGGGGCAAACGTTGGAAAGTCCATTCACATATGTGGACAAAATTCACACATATCTCACACAGTAGATACAATACTTTGTCCTAGAGTCAAGCCTACTTACTCATATGTGTCTATTCAGATTATGAAAATGCAAATTGGGTTTATTGGTAAACATAGAACAAGGAGAAGTTAACATACTTAGGGGACAATTTTTCAAATCATAGCAGCCTAACTTTAATAAAGCTGTTAATTTTGTCTAATCCAGCATTTTCCAAGTCTATTTTATCATGAAATACTTTTCATCAGAAACATCTTTTAATGCCTTGTAAAAGATCTTGGTAAATTCTGGTAAAATTAACAGAcagcttaaaaaagaagaaaatcaaatgagtatcatgatggtgtgatcactcacctaaagccagacatcttggaatgtgaagccaagtgggccttagaaagcatcactatgaacaaagctagtggaggtgatagaattccagttgagctatttcaaatcgtggaagatgatgctgtgaaagtgctacactcagtatgccagcaaattaggaaaactcagcagtggccacaggactggaaaaggtcagttttcattccaatcccaaagaaaggcaatgccaaagaatgctcaaactaccgcacaattgcacttatctcacacgctagtaacgtaatgctcaaaattctccaagccaggcttcagcaatatgtgaaccgtgaactccctgatgttcaagctggttttacaaaaggcagaggaaccagagatcaaatcaccaacatccgttggatcatcaaaaaagcaagagagttccagaaaaacatctatttctgctttattgactatgccaaagcctttgactgtgtggatcacaataaactgtggaaaattctgaaagagatgggaataccagaccacctgacctgcctcttgagaaatctgtatgcaggtcaggaagcaacagttagaaccggacatggaacaacagactggttccaaataggaaaaggagtacatcaaggttgtatattgtcaccctgcttatttaacttatatgcagagtacatcgtgagaaacgctggactggaagaagcacaagctggaatcaagattgctgggagaaatatcactaacctcagatatgcagatgacaccacccttatggcagaaagtgaagaggagctaaaaaccctcttgatgaaagtgaaagaggagagtgaaaggttggcttaaagctcaacattcagaaaactaagatcatacatctggtcccatcacttcaaggcaaatagatggggaaacagtggaaacagaggcagactttattttgggggctccaaaatcactgcagatggtgattgcagccatgaaattaaaagacgcttactccttggaaggaaagttatgaccaactggacagcgtattaaaaagcagagatattactttgccaacaaaggtccgtctagtcaaggctatagtttttccagtggtcatgtatggatgtgagagttggactatgaagaaagctgagtgccaaagtattgatgcttttgaagtgtggtgttggagaagactcttgagagtcccttggactgcaaggagatccaaccagtccattctgaaggagatcagtcctgggtgttctttggaaggaatgacactgaagctgaaactccagtactttggccacctcatgcgaagagttgactcattggaaaagactctgatactgggagggattggaggcaggaggagaaggggatgacagaggatgagatggctgcatggcatcacggacttgatggacgtgagtttgagtaaaccctgggagttggtgatggacagggaggcctggcatgctgccattcatggggttgcaaagagttggacacaactgagtgactgaactgaactgaaatatatattaaatattcaacCTCActagtaatcaaagaaatgcaaattaaaacaagttaTCCATTTTTCAGTATATAATATTGATAaagatattat
The sequence above is a segment of the Capra hircus breed San Clemente chromosome 23, ASM170441v1, whole genome shotgun sequence genome. Coding sequences within it:
- the RHAG gene encoding ammonium transporter Rh type A; amino-acid sequence: MRVRFPLMAIGLEIVMIVLFAFFVQYETNKNTSTNPNSTELPAMDTEKTMESYPHFQDVHVMVFAGFGFLMTFLRKYGFSGVGINLLIAALGLQWGTFIQGLFRSHGQRFQIEIKNMIQADFSTVPVLISFGAVLGKTSPIQMLIMTILEIAVFAANEFLVFEIFLASDIGESMTIHAFGAYFGLAVAGILYRSGLKEGHPNEESVYHSDLFAMIGSLFLWIFWPSFNSATASDAKKQYRAIVNTYFSLAASVVIAYACSSLLESQGKLNMVHIQNATLAGGVAVGTCADMEIPPYYAMIIGSIAGVVSVFGFKFLTPFFTTKLRIHDTCGVHNLHGLPGVIGGLAGIITVALEKSDSTAAVSQVAALGSSIATALVGGLITGAILKIPFWAQPPDEDCYDDSVYWEVPMRTEYDNRFHELLDHLPLEREA